One segment of Ascidiaceihabitans donghaensis DNA contains the following:
- a CDS encoding ETX/MTX2 family pore-forming toxin — protein sequence MTAETIAQERVYNKPDQVTNRLGATGQHNWHQRSAEYVQAIVFYTLKSNNTFCGMVIQFNNGVQSHVGETSSGVANYASLTFTNDSIRQIQVRVVSNVVVAMYVQTTKGNEYITPGNEAPTTADDWQIVTGKEDDIPPQDMILTAISSSQTDNQITSIKFYYKTDVVLYQAVTDVVYDAWNVPQLTTLDGVSTSTAVNNTSEAQTMVITFSESLSESLSLDFTAGVKVGSTVKGSVGIPLVANGEVSASVETSVEFHVGGVITNTKGFDFQSRVVVDGNQTVVARMSVTSYRFTGNFTSQISDVFAHAGPVSRTATGTAVFVSGHDAQVTFDYL from the coding sequence ATGACTGCCGAAACAATTGCGCAAGAACGCGTATACAATAAACCCGACCAAGTAACCAATCGATTGGGTGCAACCGGCCAGCACAATTGGCATCAACGCTCGGCGGAGTATGTTCAGGCCATCGTTTTCTATACCCTGAAAAGCAACAATACTTTTTGCGGCATGGTGATCCAATTCAACAATGGTGTTCAAAGCCATGTTGGAGAAACCAGTTCCGGTGTCGCCAACTATGCATCCCTGACCTTTACCAATGACAGCATCCGCCAAATCCAGGTGCGTGTGGTGTCGAATGTAGTTGTGGCGATGTATGTCCAAACCACCAAAGGCAACGAATATATCACCCCCGGAAATGAGGCACCAACAACCGCGGATGATTGGCAGATCGTCACGGGCAAGGAAGACGACATTCCCCCTCAGGACATGATCCTGACGGCAATCAGTTCCAGTCAAACCGACAACCAGATCACCAGCATCAAGTTCTACTACAAAACGGATGTTGTTTTGTATCAGGCTGTGACCGACGTAGTATACGACGCGTGGAATGTTCCACAGCTTACGACGCTGGACGGGGTTTCGACCAGCACAGCCGTCAACAACACCTCCGAAGCCCAAACGATGGTTATCACCTTCTCGGAGTCATTAAGCGAAAGTCTGTCGCTTGATTTTACAGCCGGTGTCAAAGTTGGCAGCACAGTAAAGGGCAGTGTGGGCATTCCGTTGGTGGCGAATGGTGAAGTCTCCGCAAGTGTCGAGACCAGCGTCGAATTTCACGTGGGCGGTGTCATCACCAACACCAAAGGGTTCGATTTCCAATCGCGCGTTGTGGTGGATGGCAACCAAACCGTGGTGGCGCGCATGTCCGTGACGTCTTACCGGTTTACCGGCAATTTCACGTCCCAAATCTCGGATGTGTTTGCACATGCGGGGCCTGTGTCACGCACAGCAACAGGAACGGCGGTGTTTGTGTCGGGGCACGACGCGCAAGTCACGTTTGACTACCTGTAA
- a CDS encoding bifunctional alpha/beta hydrolase/OsmC family protein, which translates to MPTKRITFPGHAGTQLAARLDMPPGAHLATAIFAHCFTCGKDIPAARRIAARLAGAGIAVLRFDFTGLGHSEGEFANTSFTSNVDDLAAAAAYLQGENMPPSLLIGHSLGGAAVLKAASEIEGIKAVATLGAPFDPGHVIHNFADSLPEIAQRGEAEVSLGGRPFTIGKTFVQDVSEANLNQSVSSMKAALLVMHAPQDNIVSIDNAAQIFTTAKHPKSFVTLDDADHLITRAEDAEYAADVITTWATKYLKLKHPAPPIGAPEGIVRTCEADTKGFLQDIHAGPVHHVLADEPLAYGGTNKGMSPYGFLSAGLGACTSMTIRMYARRKGWPLDHVSVDVKHDKVHAQDADTGGAGSKVDVWNRRITLTGNLSQDQRQKLLEIADKCPVHRTLERSSDVITELAP; encoded by the coding sequence ATGCCCACCAAACGCATCACATTCCCCGGTCACGCAGGCACCCAGCTTGCCGCACGCCTCGACATGCCCCCCGGCGCGCATCTGGCGACTGCCATCTTCGCCCACTGCTTCACCTGCGGCAAAGACATTCCCGCTGCACGCCGCATCGCTGCTCGTCTGGCCGGTGCAGGCATCGCCGTTTTACGTTTTGATTTCACAGGCTTAGGCCATTCCGAAGGTGAATTCGCCAACACCTCTTTCACCTCAAACGTCGACGATCTCGCCGCCGCTGCCGCTTATTTACAAGGCGAAAACATGCCCCCCAGTCTGCTTATTGGCCACTCTTTGGGCGGTGCTGCTGTGCTCAAAGCCGCCAGTGAAATCGAAGGCATCAAAGCCGTCGCCACCCTCGGCGCGCCCTTCGATCCCGGCCACGTGATTCACAATTTCGCCGACAGCCTCCCCGAAATCGCACAACGCGGCGAGGCCGAGGTCTCCCTTGGCGGCCGCCCCTTCACCATTGGCAAAACCTTTGTGCAGGACGTGTCAGAAGCCAATTTAAATCAAAGCGTTAGCAGCATGAAGGCCGCGTTGCTCGTTATGCACGCGCCCCAAGACAACATCGTCTCTATCGACAATGCCGCCCAGATTTTCACCACCGCCAAGCACCCGAAATCCTTCGTCACCCTAGACGACGCCGACCACCTGATCACCCGCGCCGAAGACGCTGAATACGCCGCCGATGTCATCACCACTTGGGCGACTAAGTATCTGAAACTAAAGCACCCTGCCCCGCCCATCGGCGCACCTGAAGGCATCGTCAGAACCTGTGAAGCCGACACAAAAGGCTTCCTGCAAGACATCCATGCAGGCCCCGTCCACCACGTTCTTGCGGACGAGCCGCTGGCATATGGTGGCACCAACAAAGGCATGTCGCCGTATGGCTTTTTGTCCGCAGGTCTTGGCGCATGTACCTCCATGACCATCCGCATGTATGCACGCCGCAAAGGATGGCCGTTGGATCATGTCAGCGTCGATGTGAAACACGACAAAGTCCACGCACAAGATGCCGATACGGGTGGCGCAGGTAGCAAGGTGGATGTGTGGAACCGGCGGATTACCCTAACGGGAAATCTCAGTCAGGATCAGCGTCAGAAGCTTTTGGAAATTGCGGACAAATGCCCGGTGCACAGAACATTGGAACGCAGTTCTGATGTGATCACAGAGCTTGCCCCCTAA
- a CDS encoding DUF262 domain-containing protein — MKYAAALSEIQTERRTVGFDTYDITIRQLVDMVEEKAIHISPDYQRKFVWDAVRQSQLIESIYLGIPVPNLFMATNEDSTWDVIDGLQRITTILRFVSPMLSSIEGETVPALRLKGLEKTPSLNGATFEDLPSNLKLNFMTRPMRITVLNDNSDFQVRFDLFERLNTGGIVLHEQEIRNCVFQGPFNDFLKNCAMNVDFTSVIRRSDKTGRGNVEELALKFFAYLEDRESFKHSVKDFLNEYMEKKAEKFANKQELQQIFSQTFSAIHAALPQGIVRSNRPNSTPLVLFEAITVGVADMLRSDLQIDAKKLNDLLDDEQLKGLTTGATNSPPKLYARIDFVSENAHQ; from the coding sequence ATGAAATACGCTGCAGCACTATCAGAAATACAAACAGAGCGGCGCACGGTCGGATTCGACACATATGACATAACGATCAGGCAGTTGGTCGATATGGTCGAGGAAAAGGCCATCCACATTTCGCCTGACTATCAAAGGAAATTTGTTTGGGATGCGGTTCGACAATCACAACTAATTGAATCCATATATTTAGGCATCCCAGTCCCAAATCTCTTCATGGCAACGAATGAAGACTCGACATGGGATGTCATCGACGGGCTACAAAGGATAACCACAATACTACGATTTGTATCCCCGATGCTTTCGTCAATTGAGGGCGAAACCGTGCCAGCGTTGAGGCTCAAAGGTCTAGAAAAAACGCCTTCTTTGAATGGCGCAACTTTCGAAGACCTGCCCAGTAATCTGAAGTTAAACTTCATGACTCGCCCCATGCGGATCACTGTCTTAAATGACAATAGTGACTTTCAAGTACGCTTTGATCTCTTCGAAAGACTCAATACAGGCGGGATTGTCCTCCATGAACAAGAAATTCGCAATTGTGTATTCCAAGGGCCGTTCAATGATTTTCTTAAGAACTGCGCCATGAACGTGGATTTCACCTCTGTCATCAGACGCTCTGACAAGACTGGGCGCGGCAACGTTGAAGAATTGGCACTCAAGTTTTTTGCCTACCTTGAGGATAGAGAGTCCTTCAAGCATTCCGTGAAGGACTTCTTAAATGAATACATGGAAAAAAAAGCCGAAAAATTCGCTAATAAGCAAGAGCTGCAACAAATATTCAGTCAAACTTTTTCTGCAATTCACGCGGCGTTGCCTCAGGGCATCGTGAGATCAAATAGACCGAACTCAACGCCACTAGTATTGTTTGAGGCCATCACCGTCGGGGTAGCTGATATGCTGCGCTCTGATCTGCAAATAGACGCGAAAAAACTTAACGACCTCTTGGATGATGAGCAACTAAAAGGCCTTACGACGGGAGCAACGAACAGTCCGCCAAAGTTGTATGCAAGAATTGATTTTGTTAGTGAGAATGCGCATCAATGA
- a CDS encoding HEPN domain-containing protein produces MSFATAEAETRERFGESRTLLAELRRGAPPPLQPLSQLQKAQRGLWLVSLYAAVERSVNASVEAALNEISAEEIKSADAISSIHCIFHFPKVQSLHSCGRGSIFDKSIALLEASSGDDILRTIDNPLAPSLQNVDSKTMHWVLGLFGASAMAASPAAQGRTNTLRERRNAVAHGRESAANVGERYTITELENMYNAGDEVVAAFSSALKDHCTSKSYLRITA; encoded by the coding sequence ATGAGCTTTGCAACTGCTGAGGCGGAAACAAGGGAACGCTTCGGCGAGTCTAGAACACTACTTGCTGAACTAAGGCGGGGTGCGCCGCCGCCACTCCAACCATTGTCACAGTTGCAAAAGGCTCAACGCGGTCTCTGGCTAGTGTCTTTATATGCAGCGGTAGAAAGATCCGTAAACGCATCGGTAGAGGCCGCACTTAATGAGATTTCAGCCGAAGAAATAAAGAGCGCCGATGCGATTTCCTCAATTCATTGCATCTTTCACTTCCCCAAGGTGCAATCATTACACTCGTGCGGACGAGGTTCGATTTTTGACAAATCAATCGCTCTTCTTGAAGCATCATCTGGTGACGACATTCTCCGAACCATCGACAACCCCCTGGCTCCAAGCCTCCAGAATGTAGATAGTAAGACAATGCACTGGGTCCTCGGCCTATTTGGCGCTTCGGCTATGGCAGCCTCTCCGGCAGCACAAGGACGAACTAATACACTTCGAGAGAGACGTAATGCAGTTGCTCATGGCAGGGAAAGTGCGGCCAACGTCGGCGAGCGATATACGATTACAGAACTTGAAAACATGTATAATGCCGGTGACGAAGTCGTCGCGGCTTTTTCATCAGCACTTAAAGATCATTGCACTTCTAAGAGCTACCTTCGCATCACAGCTTAA
- the dddP gene encoding dimethylsulfonioproprionate lyase DddP: MNQHHRDTRKIDPTRGSTLGDGTPNDANRIEIGPTQLAFKEWDAAGLTLPNLDTMRQYRHARLTQHIQDRGYAGLLMFDPLNIRYATDSTNMQLWNTHNPFRAVLLCADGYMVIWDYKNAPFLSSFNPLVKEVRGGASMFYFASGDKIDVSADEFSNEVRQLLQEHSGTNTRLAVDKIMLHGAKALEAQGYEIMDGEEVTEKARAIKGPDEIRAMRCANHACETSVRAMEDFARANVGDGKTSEDDIWAILHSENIKRGGEWIETRLLASGPRTNPWFQECGPRITQANEIISFDTDLIGSYGICIDISRSWWIGDEKPRPDMIYAMQHAHEHIMTNMEMLRPGVTIPELTANTHVLDDQFQAQKYGCLMHGVGLCDEWPLVAYPDKAVPGAFDHPLEAGMVLCVEAAVGAVGGDFTIKLEDQVLITEDGYENLTTYPFDADLMGQT, encoded by the coding sequence ATGAACCAACACCACCGCGACACCCGCAAGATCGACCCCACACGCGGAAGCACCCTTGGCGATGGCACCCCCAACGACGCCAACCGCATCGAAATCGGCCCCACCCAACTGGCATTCAAAGAATGGGACGCCGCCGGACTCACCCTCCCCAACCTCGATACAATGCGCCAGTACCGCCACGCGCGCCTCACCCAACACATTCAGGATCGCGGCTACGCAGGCCTGCTGATGTTCGACCCCCTCAACATCCGCTACGCCACCGACAGCACCAACATGCAGCTTTGGAACACGCACAACCCCTTCCGCGCGGTGCTGCTGTGCGCAGACGGCTACATGGTCATCTGGGACTATAAAAACGCCCCCTTCCTCTCCTCCTTCAACCCGCTCGTCAAAGAGGTCCGCGGCGGCGCGTCGATGTTCTACTTCGCCTCGGGCGACAAAATCGACGTCTCGGCGGACGAATTCTCCAACGAGGTACGCCAACTTCTGCAAGAGCATTCCGGCACCAACACACGTCTGGCCGTCGACAAAATCATGCTGCACGGGGCCAAAGCGCTTGAGGCGCAAGGCTACGAGATCATGGACGGCGAAGAAGTCACCGAAAAAGCCCGCGCCATCAAAGGCCCCGACGAAATCCGCGCCATGCGCTGCGCCAACCACGCCTGCGAAACCTCCGTGCGTGCGATGGAGGACTTCGCCCGCGCAAATGTCGGAGATGGCAAAACATCCGAGGACGACATCTGGGCGATCCTACATTCTGAGAACATCAAACGCGGCGGCGAATGGATCGAAACCCGCCTGCTCGCTTCAGGGCCACGCACCAACCCGTGGTTCCAGGAATGCGGACCACGGATCACACAGGCAAACGAAATCATCTCGTTCGACACCGACCTCATCGGCAGCTACGGCATCTGCATCGACATCTCGCGCTCATGGTGGATCGGCGACGAAAAACCCCGCCCCGACATGATCTACGCCATGCAGCACGCCCATGAACACATCATGACCAACATGGAAATGTTAAGGCCGGGAGTCACCATCCCCGAGCTGACCGCGAACACCCATGTGCTGGACGACCAGTTCCAAGCGCAAAAATACGGCTGCTTGATGCACGGCGTCGGGCTCTGCGATGAATGGCCCCTTGTGGCCTACCCCGACAAAGCCGTGCCGGGCGCCTTCGACCACCCGCTTGAGGCCGGCATGGTGCTCTGTGTGGAAGCGGCTGTGGGGGCCGTGGGTGGAGATTTCACGATCAAGCTAGAAGACCAAGTGCTGATCACCGAAGACGGGTACGAGAACCTGACGACCTACCCGTTCGACGCTGACCTCATGGGACAAACCTAA
- a CDS encoding type II secretion system protein GspG has protein sequence MLTQPTAASNWNGPYIDDADDIQDPWGHPIRSTFPTENGSFSAQT, from the coding sequence CTGCTCACCCAACCCACCGCCGCCAGCAACTGGAACGGTCCCTACATCGACGACGCCGACGACATCCAAGACCCATGGGGCCACCCCATCCGCTCCACTTTCCCCACAGAAAACGGCAGTTTCTCCGCCCAAACCTAA
- a CDS encoding type II secretion system GspH family protein, giving the protein MKKTQEPDSGISLLKVMVALAIITMVAALVAPRVMGSFGRAIVFFEKPATLFAAFRLRLKREKRDLTLF; this is encoded by the coding sequence ATGAAAAAAACACAAGAACCGGACTCCGGCATCTCCCTCCTGAAAGTCATGGTGGCCCTCGCCATCATCACCATGGTCGCAGCCCTGGTCGCCCCACGCGTGATGGGCAGCTTTGGTCGCGCCATCGTGTTTTTTGAAAAGCCAGCCACTCTTTTCGCTGCCTTTCGGCTACGCCTCAAACGCGAAAAGCGCGATTTGACCCTATTTTGA
- a CDS encoding RHS repeat domain-containing protein produces the protein MSGENRPPSVALGVNASGYVYGADGTRLKKLEQIGTQPQSTTLYVGGVEIRDPGMYEVVLAYPHENVRLKFANDNRPPEVSYLFRDHLNSVRMIADESQAIEERSTYKPFGEENESVLAASKAQETIGWIGERHDAGAGLQYLNARYYDPELGLFTQPDWFEVTMAGVGTNRYSYSANDPVNFMDPGGNERYDGSLNPEQEEEGKADAEHERQDLDSRHAELTSVEAKMMKGKELNNREKFARRHVARRFYVEPKDVTIEQIRTTISDNRKAREILGDYCYGALFSHASRSSLPSKAKSFVNPNQKEDVVYFNDSYFGKKAANGKIIGHEISHLAFGSSDVMTGQLKPRTGSRKIDGVFYSEFYGRLGINKANKHGTTVNDHPNSAVGGC, from the coding sequence TTGAGCGGCGAAAACCGCCCGCCCTCGGTCGCGCTTGGGGTGAACGCCTCGGGCTACGTCTACGGCGCGGATGGCACGCGGTTGAAGAAACTGGAACAGATCGGCACGCAGCCGCAAAGCACAACGCTCTATGTCGGTGGCGTGGAAATCCGTGACCCGGGTATGTATGAGGTCGTGCTGGCCTATCCCCATGAAAACGTGCGTCTCAAGTTCGCCAACGATAATCGTCCGCCCGAGGTCAGCTACCTGTTCCGCGACCACTTGAACTCAGTTCGCATGATCGCAGATGAAAGCCAAGCAATCGAGGAACGCTCGACCTACAAACCCTTTGGCGAGGAAAACGAAAGCGTTCTGGCGGCCAGCAAAGCACAAGAAACCATCGGCTGGATCGGAGAGCGGCACGACGCAGGCGCCGGGCTGCAGTATTTGAATGCACGGTACTACGATCCTGAGCTAGGGCTGTTCACCCAACCGGATTGGTTTGAGGTGACGATGGCCGGGGTCGGGACGAACAGGTATTCGTATTCGGCGAATGACCCAGTGAATTTCATGGATCCGGGGGGAAATGAAAGGTATGATGGATCTCTCAATCCTGAGCAGGAAGAAGAGGGCAAAGCCGACGCAGAACACGAGAGACAAGATTTAGATTCGAGACACGCGGAGTTGACCTCCGTTGAAGCTAAAATGATGAAAGGTAAAGAGCTTAACAATCGTGAAAAATTCGCTCGAAGGCATGTAGCTAGGCGCTTCTACGTGGAACCTAAAGATGTAACGATTGAACAAATAAGAACAACCATATCCGATAACCGCAAGGCCCGTGAAATTTTGGGTGACTATTGCTATGGAGCGTTGTTTTCACATGCTAGTCGATCATCACTACCAAGCAAAGCTAAGTCATTTGTGAATCCAAATCAGAAAGAAGATGTCGTCTATTTCAACGATAGCTACTTTGGGAAAAAAGCTGCCAACGGTAAGATTATTGGACATGAAATCTCCCACCTTGCGTTTGGTTCAAGTGATGTAATGACTGGGCAGTTGAAACCTCGAACTGGTTCGCGCAAAATAGATGGTGTTTTCTATTCGGAGTTTTACGGTCGTTTAGGCATCAATAAAGCGAATAAGCATGGAACAACCGTAAACGATCATCCAAATTCTGCAGTTGGAGGCTGTTAA
- a CDS encoding heme-dependent oxidative N-demethylase family protein, whose amino-acid sequence MNIPILQTHLPSDMRTSRRLPGIQPLIDGDWLRVDEAYAGQMAERGRLMVQHHDAVHWLDPEALPAAQELLETTLAQLSDLGFEVEGDHVTTPDGRKVCVSHTMPLLSLGALVQEDFCLLQKRGNEHVLTGAILCFPASWRLAEKVGRPLTAIHDPVPEYDGNLAARVQRMFDGVKVGRPLWRFNQLWYDDPSLHQPRSVVSPREIREGPGEAQYYRSERQCIFRLPETQAVVFSIHTYVLDRASVA is encoded by the coding sequence ATGAACATTCCTATCCTTCAAACCCACCTTCCTTCTGACATGCGCACATCGCGTCGTTTGCCGGGGATTCAGCCCTTGATTGACGGCGATTGGCTGCGCGTTGATGAGGCTTATGCGGGGCAGATGGCGGAGCGGGGGCGGTTGATGGTGCAGCACCATGACGCTGTGCATTGGCTCGATCCGGAGGCTTTGCCTGCGGCGCAAGAGCTGTTGGAGACCACCTTGGCGCAGCTTTCCGACCTTGGGTTTGAGGTTGAAGGGGATCATGTCACCACGCCGGACGGGCGTAAGGTGTGCGTGTCGCACACCATGCCCTTGCTGAGTTTGGGCGCGTTGGTGCAGGAAGATTTTTGCCTTTTGCAGAAGAGAGGCAATGAGCACGTCTTAACGGGCGCGATCCTGTGTTTTCCCGCGTCTTGGCGGCTTGCGGAAAAGGTGGGGCGGCCCCTGACGGCCATTCACGATCCGGTGCCAGAGTATGACGGCAACTTGGCGGCGCGCGTGCAGCGGATGTTTGACGGGGTCAAGGTCGGTCGCCCGCTTTGGCGGTTCAACCAGCTTTGGTATGATGATCCCAGCCTGCATCAACCGCGATCGGTCGTGTCTCCGCGCGAGATACGGGAGGGGCCGGGAGAGGCGCAGTATTATCGGTCTGAAAGGCAGTGCATTTTCCGCCTGCCTGAAACACAAGCTGTGGTGTTTTCTATCCACACATATGTTCTGGATAGGGCTAGTGTTGCGTAA
- a CDS encoding glyoxalase superfamily protein yields MEQKRTLALPTRATLKAQAKRLRSDLTAQGKPTTHAQALEAIAHQWGARDWNTLHAKAPDTLQRSFTPGERISGLYLGHAFQGTVKAAQMASAGFWRLTVVFDDAVDVVESQHFTGLRKQVSATIGPQGHTAQKTSNGQPHMVLDAW; encoded by the coding sequence ATGGAACAAAAACGTACATTAGCCTTGCCAACGCGGGCCACACTGAAAGCGCAAGCCAAACGCCTGCGCAGCGATCTGACAGCCCAAGGCAAACCCACAACCCACGCCCAAGCGCTGGAAGCGATTGCGCATCAATGGGGCGCGCGGGACTGGAACACTTTGCACGCAAAAGCCCCGGATACTTTGCAACGCAGTTTCACACCTGGTGAACGCATTTCCGGGCTTTATCTGGGACACGCGTTCCAAGGCACTGTGAAAGCCGCACAAATGGCATCCGCGGGTTTTTGGCGTCTAACAGTGGTGTTTGACGACGCTGTCGATGTGGTGGAAAGCCAGCACTTCACGGGTCTGCGAAAGCAAGTCAGTGCGACAATCGGGCCCCAAGGGCACACGGCCCAAAAGACATCAAACGGACAGCCCCACATGGTGCTGGATGCGTGGTGA
- a CDS encoding lytic murein transglycosylase produces the protein MTILRAALIATALPLMATTALAATCGNTGAGFDAWKADFARDAKKAGVKKRGLAALSSARYATGTIKADRNQKSFKYSLDKFMKVRGATTIVSQGRKRKAGNANFFAALERQYGVPAGVILAIHGMETGFGGFMGDSAVVSAITTLTYDCRRSDFFKPHAIGALKLVDQGAITANTKGAKHGELGHTQFLPGNALKYGVDANGDGRVDFYNQTDALASTANFLRQKGWKPGKGYQEGQPNFKVIKQWNAATVYQKAIAIMGARIDG, from the coding sequence ATGACCATTCTGCGCGCCGCCCTTATCGCGACCGCCCTGCCCCTGATGGCCACCACAGCCCTTGCTGCCACATGTGGCAACACAGGCGCGGGCTTTGATGCGTGGAAAGCCGACTTTGCGCGTGACGCCAAAAAGGCAGGTGTCAAAAAGCGCGGGCTGGCAGCGCTGTCTTCTGCACGCTATGCCACAGGCACGATCAAAGCGGATCGCAACCAGAAGTCGTTCAAATACTCGCTCGATAAATTCATGAAAGTGCGCGGCGCGACAACGATCGTGTCTCAAGGGCGCAAACGTAAAGCGGGCAATGCGAATTTCTTTGCAGCCCTTGAACGGCAATACGGCGTGCCAGCAGGTGTGATTTTAGCGATCCACGGCATGGAAACCGGGTTTGGCGGGTTCATGGGCGACAGCGCGGTGGTCTCGGCGATCACGACACTCACCTACGATTGCCGCCGCTCGGACTTTTTCAAACCCCACGCCATTGGCGCGCTGAAACTGGTGGATCAAGGGGCAATCACCGCCAACACAAAGGGGGCGAAACACGGCGAACTGGGGCACACCCAATTCCTGCCGGGCAACGCGTTAAAATATGGCGTGGATGCCAATGGGGACGGGCGTGTGGACTTCTACAACCAAACCGACGCGCTGGCCTCGACCGCGAACTTCTTGCGGCAAAAAGGCTGGAAGCCCGGCAAGGGATATCAGGAAGGACAACCCAACTTCAAAGTGATCAAGCAATGGAACGCGGCGACTGTTTACCAAAAAGCAATCGCAATTATGGGCGCAAGGATCGACGGGTAA
- a CDS encoding calcium-binding protein, with protein MTLRFITTDQTNTSIGGEIINSLGSPNLTVGTGDEVIVFENVTLAADGSLLDVTGLDDFDMIMNGDGFAGSNAFRIDYSSSLGEWDFEVSLSIGNDATITTNTNLSFFGVLATGSTYLQDGSEFRFNNAGTTTAMQGRGFEFQTIVDVQAANSGTVTVGEGPGFVFESIVNADFTNTGTIISVQNSNLIAGNHLTATVAFNSFVENVQFVNTGTVTGNAASLISGASVSENITNTGTLAGDVYTSAAVGGTLINSGQILGDLFTQNGDDVINNTGSIVGNVFLEEDDDFFSNAGGGTVSGVIEGFDGEDTIIGGIGADEIDGGDDNDVLRGAAGDDLIFGGEGEDTISGGDGDDTIEGDAGNEDIFGGAGEDSILGGKGTDNLRGNGGSDYIDGGDELDLLRGGDGNDTLIGGEGNDTLNGGAGDDEITAGLGKDVMRGNRGEDVFIFTDALDSTTSAVDRIRDFQSGQDLIDLSAIATFDFIGSAAFSGTGAEVRFQTTGSGLRFDVDVDGDGSADMRVNMNNISVLTVEDFIL; from the coding sequence ATGACATTACGCTTCATCACCACAGACCAAACCAACACAAGCATCGGCGGCGAAATCATTAATAGCTTAGGCAGCCCAAACTTGACCGTTGGCACAGGCGACGAGGTGATCGTCTTTGAAAATGTCACTCTGGCGGCAGATGGCAGTTTGCTGGATGTGACCGGGCTTGATGATTTTGACATGATCATGAACGGCGACGGGTTCGCAGGGTCCAACGCCTTTCGCATCGACTACTCATCCAGCCTTGGGGAATGGGATTTTGAAGTGTCGTTGAGCATCGGCAACGACGCCACAATCACCACCAACACAAACCTCAGCTTTTTCGGGGTTCTGGCGACAGGCAGCACCTATTTGCAAGACGGCTCAGAGTTTCGGTTCAACAACGCAGGCACCACAACGGCCATGCAAGGGCGCGGGTTCGAATTTCAAACCATCGTGGATGTGCAAGCCGCCAACAGCGGCACGGTGACCGTCGGCGAAGGGCCGGGTTTTGTGTTTGAAAGCATCGTGAATGCAGACTTCACCAACACCGGCACAATCATCAGCGTGCAAAATTCCAACCTGATCGCGGGCAATCATCTGACAGCGACAGTGGCCTTTAATAGCTTTGTTGAAAACGTACAGTTCGTCAACACAGGCACTGTCACTGGCAACGCCGCCTCCTTGATCAGCGGGGCATCCGTGTCAGAAAACATCACAAACACAGGCACCTTGGCTGGAGACGTCTATACGTCCGCAGCCGTCGGTGGCACGTTGATCAATTCAGGCCAGATTTTGGGCGATCTCTTTACCCAAAACGGCGACGATGTAATCAACAACACCGGATCTATTGTGGGCAACGTCTTTCTTGAAGAAGACGATGACTTCTTCTCAAACGCAGGCGGTGGGACTGTGTCCGGCGTCATTGAGGGCTTTGACGGCGAAGACACAATCATCGGCGGTATTGGCGCGGACGAGATCGACGGCGGCGACGACAACGATGTGTTACGCGGCGCGGCAGGGGACGATCTGATCTTTGGTGGCGAAGGCGAGGATACCATAAGCGGCGGTGACGGCGACGACACGATTGAGGGGGATGCGGGCAACGAGGACATCTTTGGCGGCGCAGGCGAAGACAGTATCCTAGGCGGCAAGGGCACGGACAACCTGCGCGGCAATGGTGGGTCGGATTACATCGATGGCGGCGACGAATTGGATCTGCTGCGCGGTGGGGACGGCAATGACACGCTGATCGGCGGCGAAGGCAACGACACGCTGAATGGCGGCGCAGGCGACGACGAAATCACCGCAGGCTTGGGCAAGGACGTGATGCGCGGCAACCGCGGCGAAGATGTGTTCATCTTCACAGACGCGCTCGACAGCACCACAAGCGCCGTGGACCGCATCCGTGATTTCCAATCGGGCCAAGACCTGATCGACCTTAGCGCGATCGCGACCTTTGATTTCATCGGCAGTGCCGCGTTCTCGGGCACAGGCGCCGAAGTGCGGTTCCAGACCACCGGATCGGGCTTGCGCTTTGACGTTGATGTGGACGGTGACGGAAGCGCCGACATGCGCGTCAATATGAACAACATCAGCGTGCTGACAGTTGAAGATTTCATCCTCTAA